A single region of the Drosophila miranda strain MSH22 chromosome 2, D.miranda_PacBio2.1, whole genome shotgun sequence genome encodes:
- the LOC108156213 gene encoding glycine receptor subunit alpha-4 yields the protein MVAQIFLLVICFICLKQYAKGEFQQSLAITDILPEDIKRYDKMRPPKKEGQPTIVYFHVTVMGLDSIDENSMTYVADVFFAQTWKDHRLRLPENMTQEYRLLEVDWLKNMWRPDSFFKNAKSVTFQTMTIPNHYMWLYKDKTILYMVKLTLKLSCIMNFAIYPHDTQECKLQMESLSHTTDDLIFQWDPTTPLVVDENIELPQVALIRNETADCTQVYSTGNFTCLEVVFTLKRRLVYYVFNTYIPTCMIVIMSWVSFWIKPEAAPARVTLGVTSLLTLSTQHAKSQSSLPPVSYLKAVDAFMSVCTVFVFMALMEYCLINIVLSDTPIPKPIAYPPKPVAGEGAAKKDPESGAGGGGGGGNPPAGSKPTMLPLADEKMEKIEKIFDEMTKNRRIVTTTRRVVRPPLDADGPWIPRQESRIILTPGIAAHPPPPPPPPVEPELPKPKLTPAQERLKRAIYIDRTSRVLFPALFASLNGIYWCVFYEYL from the exons ATGGTGGCACAAATATTCCTACTGGTGATATGCTTCATCTGCCTCAAGCAGTATGCCAAAGGGGAATTCCA ACAAAGTCTAGCCATCACAGACATTCTGCCGGAGGACATCAAACGATATGACAAGATGCGACCCCCCAAGAAGGAGGGACAGCCCACGATAGTCTATTTCCATGTGACGGTAATGGGCCTGGACTCCATCGATGAGAACTCCATGACCTATGTGGCGGATGTGTTCTTTGCCCAGACCTGGAAGGATCATCGCCTGCGTCTGCCCGAGAACATGACCCAGGAGTATCGTCTTCTGGAAGTCGATTGGCTGAAGAACATGTGGCGTCCGGATTCGTTTTTCAAGAATGCCAAGTCGGTCACCTTCCAGACAATGACCATTCCCAATCACTATATGTGGCTGTACAAGGACAAGACGATCCTGTACATGGTCAAGCTGACCCTTAAGCTATCGTGCATCATGAACTTTGCCATCTATCCGCACGACACCCAGGAGTGCAAGCTGCAAATGGAGAGCC TATCCCACACCACAGATGATCTGATCTTCCAATGGGACCCCACAACTCCTCTGGTGGTGGACGAGAACATAGAGCTGCCACAAGTGGCGCTTATACGCAACGAAACGGCGGACTGTACGCAAGTCTATTCCACGGGTAACTTCACCTGCTTGGAGGTGGTCTTCACATTGAAGCGGCGTCTCGTGTACTACGTTTTCAACACCTATATACCCACCTGCATGATCGTGATCATGTCGTGGGTGTCCTTCTGGATTAAGCCAGAGGCGGCTCCTGCCAGGGTCACGCTCGGGGTCACTTCCCTCCTCACACTCTCCACGCAACACGCCAAGTCGCAGTCCTCGCTGCCGCCTGTCTCCTACTTGAAAGCCGTGGATGCCTTCATGTCCGTCTGTACGGTGTTCGTGTTCATGGCTCTCATGGAGTACTGCCTGATCAACATTGTCCTGAGCGACACGCCCATACCCAAGCCCATTGCCTATCCGCCCAAGCCAGTGGCTGGCGAGGGGGCGGCCAAAAAGGATCCTGAATCGGGCGCGGGCGGGGGAGGAGGTGGTGGCAATCCTCCTGCGGGCAGTAAGCCCACTATGCTGCCACTGGCCGATGAAAAGATGGAGAAAATTGAAAAGATATTCGATGAGATGACCAAAAACAGGAGG ATTGTGACCACCACACGCCGTGTGGTGCGACCGCCCCTGGATGCCGATGGTCCCTGGATACCCCGCCAGGAGTCGCGCATCATCCTGACGCCTGGCATTGCTGCTCatccgccgccaccgccgccgccgccagtGGAGCCGGAACTGCCGAAGCCCAAGCTGACGCCCGCCCAGGAGCGGCTCAAGCGGGCGATCTACATCGATCGGACATCGCGGGTCCTGTTTCCGGCGCTCTTTGCCAGCCTCAATGGCATCTATTGGTGTGTGTTCTACGAGTATCTGTAA
- the LOC108157110 gene encoding serine-rich adhesin for platelets codes for MFGKMHSNAFLLLCFVLVSGVLLRIQAQEDDDEQPLHLTNDASFFQPQLHDKRLGRQLREDLGQSISSASSASSSQSTSTYEDDDEDEDDVEGSSEYYDSDEEQGGGSSDSSNDSLPRLLSQSTFNRISETLGAINHVGHMLVDMTRGGQDAAKTESEVSDDKSSTSTTEATPTPSPSTGSTTATSSPLGRSEPLPGVSGKLLDSPITLSANSLLPAGKPANLSAIQQVATKRIGVESSPMFVENKELKQKKKKKKNKSKQKLKQKPNADTSQIQGTQQIQQKIKIPTTPRTTTSSSTITSTTRITPVTLRPLDQLALASSDEESGTGKDVENYCKTPSGRAGRCEDLSSCPALLLNLSSLRESLCFKSLFVPGVCCPLSSVSTSESSALQSTTQRPLKLTAKPTTSTTTKRTTVRPVTARPSTRPTSGLVLIPQKKPPTTTTTTTTEVPLEPEGLDEIGNNIVDPDECGQQEYSTGRIVGGVEAPNGQWPWMAAIFLHGPKRTEFWCGGSLIGTKYILTAAHCTRDSRQKPFAARQFTVRLGDIDLSTDAEPSDPVTFAVKEVRTHERFSRIGFYNDIAILVLDKPVRKSKYVIPVCLPKGIRMPPKERLPGRRATVVGWGTTYYGGKESTSQRQAELPIWRNEDCDRSYFQPINENFLCAGYSDGGVDACQGDSGGPLMMRYDSHWVQLGVVSFGNKCGEPGYPGVYTRVTEYLEWIRDHTRD; via the exons ATGTTTGGCAAGATGCATTCGAATGCATTTCTTCTGCTGTGTTTTG TCCTCGTTTCTGGCGTACTCCTGCGTATACAGGCCcaagaggacgacgacgaaCAGCCTCTGCATCTGACAAACGACG CGTCTTTCTTTCAGCCCCAACTCCATGACAAGCGACtgggccgccagctgcgcGAGGATCTCGGCCAGAGCATAAGCTCCGCGAGCAGTGCCAGCAGCAGTCAATCCACGTCCACGTACGAGGACGATgacgaggatgaggatgaTGTGGAGGGCTCCAGCGAGTACTATGACAGCGATGAGGAGCAGGGGGGAGGgagcagcgacagcagcaacGACTCGCTGCCACGATTGCTCTCTCAATCGACATTCAATCGGATATCGGAGACCCTGGGGGCCATCAATCATGTGGGACACATGCTGGTGGACATGACACGAGGAGGACAGGATGCGGCCAAGACAGAGAGTGAAGTCAGTGATGATAAGAGCAGCACCTCCACCACGGAAGCGACACCTACTCCGAGTCCCAGTACTGGAAGCACCACGGCGACATCCTCTCCTTTGGGGAGATCAGAGCCCCTGCCTGGAGTCTCTGGGAAGCTGTTGGACAGCCCCATCACACTCTCGGCCAACAGTTTGCTGCCCGCGGGCAAGCCAGCGAATCTGAGTGCCATTCAACAGGTGGCCACCAAGAGGATCGGCGTGGAGTCCTCCCCCATGTTCGTGGAGAACAAGGAGCTCAagcagaagaagaaaaagaagaagaacaaGAGCAAACAGAAGCTGAAACAGAAACCCAATGCAGATACCAGCCAGATCCAGGGCACACAGCAGATCCAACAGAAGATCAAGATCCCAACGACCCCAAggaccaccaccagcagcagcacaatcACCAGCACCACGAGGATCACGCCTGTGACCCTACGACCTCTCGATCAACTGGCTTTGGCCAGCAGCGACGAGGAGTCTGGCACGGGCAAGGATGTGGAGAACTACTGCAAGACGCCAAGTGGCCGTGCGGGACGCTGCGAGGATCTCAGCAGCTGTCCAGCACTGCTCCTGAATCTGAGCAGCTTGCGGGAGTCCCTGTGCTTCAAGAGCCTCTTTGTGCCGGGCGTGTGCTGTCCTCTGTCTTCGGTTAGCACTTCGGAGAGCTCTGCCCTGCAAAGCACCACTCAAAGGCCTCTCAAATTGACTGCAAAACCCACTACCAGCACCACCACAAAACGCACCACTGTGCGGCCTGTAACAGCCAGACCCTCGACGAGGCCCACCTCTGGTCTGGTGCTCATTCCCCAGAAGAAGCCACCGACAACCACCACGACCACAACCACAGAAGTGCCCCTGGAACCCGAAGGCCTGGATGAGATTGGCAACAACATTGTGGATCCGGATGAGTGCGGACAGCAGGAGTACTCCACGGGCCGCATCGTGGGCGGCGTGGAGGCCCCCAACGGACAGTGGCCCTGGATGGCGGCCATCTTCCTGCACGGCCCCAAGCGCACGGAGTTCTGGTGTGGTGGCTCTTTGATTGGCACAAAGTATATCCTGACAGCAGCCCATTGCACGCGGGATTCCAGGCAGAAACC ATTTGCTGCGCGACAGTTTACAGTGCGTTTGGGCGACATCGATCTCTCCACAGATGCAGAGCCCTCGGATCCGGTGACATTTGCCGTCAAGGAAGTCCGGACACACGAACG GTTCTCTCGCATCGGTTTCTATAATGACATTGCCATCCTGGTGCTGGACAAACCCGTGAGGAAATCGAAATATGTGATACCCGTCTGCCTGCCCAAAGGCATTCGAATGCCACCGAAGGAGCGCCTGCCCGGACGCAGGGCCACTGTGGTGGGCTGGGGCACCACCTACTACGGTGGCAAGGAGTCCACCAGCCAGCGGCAGGCAGAGCTGCCCATCTGGCGGAACGAGGACTGCGATCGCAGCTATTTCCAGCCGATCAATGAGAATTTCCTGTGTGCCGGCTACTCCGATGGCGGGGTGGACGCGTGTCAG GGCGACTCTGGTGGTCCTCTGATGATGCGCTACGACTCCCATTGGGTGCAGCTGGGGGTGGTATCCTTTGGCAACAAGTGCGGAGAGCCTGGATATCCTG GTGTCTACACGCGCGTCACTGAGTACCTGGAATGGATACGAGATCACACGCGTGACTGA